CCCCGATGTCCCAGCCCCGTCGTAGGCTGAGCCGGAACACGGACGGGGGCCACGGGTGGGAGCACTGGACGACGGCGAGCAGGTGACCGCCGCGGATGCCGCAGGCTGGCGCGCCTGGCTCGAAGAGCACTACGCGAGCGCCGCCGGCGTCTGGCTGCTGAACGTGCGCGGCGCGTCCGCCGATGGCATCGGCTACGAGGATGCCGTCCGCCACGCACTCTGCTTCGGATGGATCGACGGCCCGGTGCGCACCTTCGCCGAGGGATCGGTGGGCCAGTGGTTCTCGCCTCGACGCCGTGGCAGCGGCTGGGCGGCGACGAACAAGGCGCGCCTGGCCGAGCTCGAGGCGGCGGGGCTGCTCGCCCCGGCCGGCATTCGCGTGATCGAGGCGGCGAAGGCCGACGGCTCGTGGACCATGCTCGACGGCCCAGAGGCCGGCATCGAGCCGGCCGAGCTCACCGCCGCGCTGGATGCCGTGCCCGCCGCTCGCGCGGCGTGGGACGGGTTCCCGAAGTCGGTGCGCAAGCTCGGCCTCACGCACATCGCCACGGCCAAGCGCGCCGAGACGCGCTCGGCGCGGATCGCGAAGATCGTGGCGGATGCCTCGGTAGGCAAGCGCCCCTGACGGCATCCGCCCCTGAGCCAGGCTTACTGCGGGTCGAGGCCCAGGTCGTCGAGGTCGAACGCGGCCAGCCACTGCAGGCCCTCGGCCTCGATGGCGGCCTGCGCACCGGTCTTGCGGTCGACGATCACGGCGACGGCGACGACCTCGGCGCCCTCGCGGCGCAGCACCTCGACGGCCTTCAGCGCCGACTGCCCGGTGGTCGAGGTGTCTTCGAGCACGACGACGCGCCTGCCGGCGACGTCGGCGCCCTCGACCTGGCGGCCGCGGCCGTGGTCCTTGGGCTCCTTGCGCACGACGAACGCGTCCAGCGGCCGGTCGGTGCCTGCCGAGGCGTGCATCACTGCGTTCGCGATGGGGTCTGCCCCCAGGGTGAGCCCGCCGACCGCGGCGACGTCGTGCTCCTTGATGAGATCGCGCATGATGCGGCCGATGGCCGGGGCGGCGCGGTGGTCGAGGGTGAGCTTGCGCATGTCGACGTAGTACGTCGCCTTCTTGCCGCTCGAGAGGGTGAAGTCGCCGTGGAACACCGCCTCGGCGGTGATGAGGTCGAGCAGGGCCTGGCGGTCAGCGGCGAGATCGGTCACGGCATCCAGTGTATTCGCGCAGGGTGCTGACTCCGAGGCCGCGGCTGGCTAGCGTGGGGACAGGAGGTTCGACACATGTTCTCGCACGATCCCTACGCCGCCCTCGCAGAGCTGCGACCGGTGGCACCGCTCGAGCTGACCAGCCTCGACTTCGCCGCCGGCGGCCCGCTGCCGGGTTTCGCGTGGTCGTCGAACCGGTCCGGTGAGGACCGGCATCCGACCCTGGAGTGGTCGGATCCGCCGGCCGGTACGCTCAGCTTCGCGATCTCGTGCCTCGACCCGGATGCGCCGACCGGCTCGGGCTACTGGCACTGGGCGGCGTACAACCTGCCGGCCGATCTGCGTCGCCTCGACAGCGGCGACGGCACAGCGCAGAGCCTGCCGGACGGCAGCGTCGTGCTGCCCAACGAGGCTCGGCTGGAGCGCTACCTCGGTGCCGCCCCGCCCGCCGGCACCGGCGTGCACCGGTACTTCTTCGTCGTCGACGCGCTCGACGTCGCGACCCTCGACCTCGACGCCGGCGCGACTCCGGGCGTGCTGGGCTTCAACCGGCACTTCCACACCCTCGCCCGCGGCATCCTGATCGGCACGGGAGACCCCGCCGAGCGGTGAGCGACGTCGGCGGTCGCCCGTAGGCTGGACGCATGCGTCTGGCCACCTGGAACATCAACTCGATCCGCACGCGCGTGGGCCGTGCCGTGGACTTCGCGGTGCGCGAGGACATCGACGTGCTCGCCTTCCAGGAGATCAAGTGCAAGCCCGAGCAGTTCCCCTACGAGGCCTTCGAAGAGGCGGGGTACCAGGTCGAGGCGCATGGCCTGAACCAGTGGAACGGCGTCGCGATCGCCAGCCGCCTGCCGATGACCGACGTGCGCACCTCGTTCGCGGGGCAGCCCGGCTTCGCGAAGGGGCATGAGGGCCCGGATGCTCCGCTCGAGGCACGCGCGCTGGGCGTGATGGTCGACGGCGTGCGGGTGTGGAGCCTGTACGTGCCCAACGGCCGCGCGCTCGGCGACGAGCACTACGACTACAAGCTGCACTGGCTCGAGGCGCTGCGCACGGCCACCGCAGCCGAGCTCGCCGCCGACCCCGACCTGCCGCTCGCACTGGTCGGCGACTTCAACATCATCCCCTTCGACCACGACAACGGCGACCCCGACATCGTCGTGGGCCGCTCGACGCACGTCTCGCCGCCCGAGCGCGACGCGTTCTTCGCACTCGAATCGGCCGGGGTGCGCGACGTGGTGCGTCCGCTGATCCCCGAGGGCTTCACCTACTGGGACTACCAGCGCCTGAAGTTCCCCCGCAACGAGGGCGTGCGCATCGACTTCGTGCTGGGTTCGAAGAGCTTCGCGGATGCCGTGACCGCAGCCGCCATCCACCGCAACGAGCGCAAGGGCGAGCAGCCCAGCGATCACGTGCCGGTGGCGGTCGAGCTGGACTTCGGCGCCGAGGACGACGGCGACCTGCCGATGATCTTCGCGTGACCCTGCCGCGGGTTCAGGGGCCCAGCGGCATCCGCCTCATCGCCACAGATCTCGACGGGACGCTGCTCGACGTCTCCGGCCGGGTGTCGGCCCGCACGCGCGCCGCACTGGATGCCGCCCGCGCCGCCGGGATCGTCACCGTGCCGGTGACCGCGCGGCAGCCGATCGGCGTGCGCCCGATCGCGGAGCAGGCCGGATTCGACGAATGGGCGCTGTGCGGCAACGGTGCATACGGCGTGCACCTGACCACCGGCGAGCACCTGTTCGCCGAGGAGATCCCGGCGGATGTGCAGCAGCAGCTGGCCGAGGCGCTGCGCGCCGTGCTGCCCGATCTGGTCTTCGCGAGCGTGCGCGACGCCGGTGAGGGGTTCATCGCGCAGGAGGGCTACGCGGCGCTCGCGCAGCTGAGCGATCACAAGCGCGACCCCGCGACGATGCGCGGCGTACCGCTGGCCGATGTGCTCGCCGCCCCGAGCCTGAAGCTCGTGATCCGGCACGCATCCGTGCCGATCCCCGAGATCTTCGCGGCGCTGCAGGCGCTGGGGCTCACCGGCTTCGAGGCGACCCTGTCGGGGGCGCCGTTCGTCGAGGTGATGGCGCAGGATGTGACCAAGGCGACCGGACTGGCGCAGCTCTGCGAGCATCTGGGCATCGGCCGCGACGAGGTGCTCGCCTTCGGCGATGCCCTCAACGACCTGGAGATGCTCGAGTGGGCGGGCCACGGCGTCGCCGTCGCCAACGCGATCGACGTCGTGCGCGATGCCGCCGACGAGGTCGCCGCGTCGAACGCCGACGACGGCGTCGCGCAGGTGATCGAGCGGATGCTGGGCTAGGAGCCCATCGTGCCGGTGCGCACCTCGCCCGGCTCGGGGGCGTAGCGCAGCAGCAGCGCGCCGCCGTCGCCGGTCTCGGCGCTCAGCAGCCGCATGTTGTGCGGGGCAGCGCCGTCGGGGAACACCTTCTTGCCCTGGCCGAGCACGACCGGGTACACCCACAGCTGCAGTTCGTCGTACAGCTGTGCGGCGAGCAGGGTCTGCACGAGGTCGACGCTGCCGATCACGTGCACATCCTGGTGCTTCTCGCGCAGCGCGGCGACCTCGGCGGCGAGGTCGCCGCCGACGCGGACCGCGCCCTCCCAGTCGAGCGTGATCCCGGCATCCCGTGAGGCGACGTACTTCGGAACCCGGTTGAACAGCCGCCCGATCTCGCCCTCCGGGCCGTCGGTGTGGTGCGGCCAGTACGCGGCGAAGATGTCGTAGGTGCGCCGCCCGAGCAGCAGCGCGTCGAGGGTCTGCATCCCGGCCATGACGCTCTCGCCGACCGCGGCGCTCGGGTACCCTGCCTGCCACCCGCCGTACGGGAACCCGCCGTCGGCGTCCTCGTCGGGGCCGCCTGGTGCCTGGGCGACGCCGTCGAGCGTGGTGAACAGGTCGATGATGATGCGTCCGGTCATGATGTGCTCCCTTGCGGATGCCCTCCGTGTGTCGATGTGTCGATACTCGCAATTGACGACTCCACTTGTCCACGGCAGTCGCGCGAGATCCGCCGGACGGCGGATGTGCCGGCGCCGGCTGCCGTCCTACGGTGGAAGGATGCCGGAGCCCATCGCCTTCACGCGCACGCCGACCGCGCGCGATCTGCGCCAGGATCTGCTGCTGGCGGGGGTGATCCTCGTCGGCGGTGTCATCAGCGCGGGCCTCTCGACGATCGCCCAGGTGTACGGCGAGGAGCAGGCGCCGATGTGGGCCGCGCTGCTGGTGGTCGCAGGCGTCTGCGCCCCGCTGACCGTGCGGCGCCGCTGGCCGGCCGCCGTCGCGATCGTGATCGCACTGGTGTTCTTCGTGAGCGTCACCCTGAAGGTGCCCGAGGTGTACGTGCTGAACATCACGATGTTCATCGCGCTGTACACGGTGGGTGCGTGGATGAACGACCGCCGCGCGGCGATGCTGGTGCGGGTCGGGATCATCGTCGGCATGTTCATCTGGCTCGTGGTCGTGATGTACCGCGACGCGATCGACGGCGCCGAGGATGCGGATCTGGCAGCAGGGATGTTCTCGCCGTACGTGGCGTTCATGATGATCCAGCTGCTGCTGAACGGGCTCTACTTCGGCGGCGCCTACTACTTCGGCGAGCGCTCCTGGCTCGCCGCCGGCCAGCGTTCCGCGCTCGAGCAGCGCACCCGTGAGCTCGAGGCCGAGCGCGAGGTCACCGCCGCGCAGGCGGTCGCCCTCGACCGCGTGCGCATCGCCCGCGAGCTGCATGACGTCGTCGCGCACCACGTGTCGGTCATGGGGGTGCAGGCCGGCGCCGCACGGCTGGTCGTCGACAGCGACCCGGCCGAGGCGAAGCGGATGCTGGCGGGCATCGAGGATTCCTCCCGCGAGGCGATCGGCGACTTCCGGCAGCTGCTGGTGACGCTGCGCGACCCGGGCGACGGCGACGACGACGAGGGCTCGTCGGCGTTCGGGGTCGGCGACATCGCACGCCTGGTCGAGGCTTCGCGCGATGCCGGGCTGCCGACCGCGTTCGCCGTGATCGGCGAGGCCGTTCCGGTCTCGAGCACCACCGGGGTGAACCTGTACCGCATCGCCCAGGAGGCGCTGACCAACGCCCGCCGCCACGCGGGTGCCGGCGCCGAGGCCGACGTGCGGGTGCGCTACGACCCGGATGCCGTGGAGCTCGAGGTCGTCAACACGGGCCGCGTGATCGGCCCGCCGCGTCCCGGCCTCGGCCAGCTCGGCATGCGCGAACGCGCCCTGGCCTCCGGCGGCACGATCGACCTCGGACCACGCCCGCAGGGCGGGTTCCGCGTGCGGGCGCGCGTGCCCGTCGGACAGGGGGCCACGCGATGATCCGGGTGCTGCTCGTGGACGACCACGCGATGCTGCGCGCGGGCTTCCGCACGATCCTGGGCACGCAGCCCGACATCGAGATCGTCGGCGAGGCGGCGACCGGAGCGGATGCGGTGGCCCTGGCCGTCCGGCTGCAGCCGGACGTCATCACGATGGACGTGCAGATGCCCGACATGGACGGCATCGAGGCGACCCGGCGGATCGTCGCGGACCCGGCGGTGAAGGCATCCGTCGGCATCGTGACCACCTTCGATCGCGACGACTACCTGTTCCAGGCGCTGGATGCCGGGGCCGGCGGCTTCCTGCTCAAGAACGCCGGGCCGGAAGAGCTGATCACGGCGGTGCGGGCGCTGGCCGCCGGCGACGGCATCCTCGCCCCCGAGGTCACCCGCCGCGTGCTCGCCCGCTTCACGGCATCCGCCCCTCGCGCCGCCGGCCGGGTCCCTGAGACTCCCGGCTGCGTCCCTGAGGCTCTCGAAGGGCCCCAGCCGCCGACCACCTGGGTCCCTGAGGCTCTCGAAGGGCCCCAGCCGCCGACCACCTGGGTCCCTGAGGCTCTCGAAGGGCCCCAGCCGCCGACCACCTGGGTCCCTGAGGCTCTCGAAGGGCCCCAGCCACCGACGCGAACCGTCCCCCGCATCCTCGCCGAACCCCTCACCGAGCGCGAGGGCGAGGTGCTCGCCCTGATGGCTGATGCCCATAGCAACGCCGAGATCGCCGCGGCGCTGTTCATCGGCGAGGCCACCGTGAAGACGCACGTGTCACGGGTGCTGCAGAAGCTCGGTGCGCGCGACCGGGTGCAGGCGATCGTGCTCGCCCACCGGCACGGACTGACCTGACCCGCACGCGTCGCCACACACGCAGAGACGACGGATGCCCCGGGCCGCAGGGCGCCGGGGCATCCGATTTAGCGATCTGAGGAGATCGGGTCCTTGTCCGATCAGGCGGCGTGACGGCGAGCGGTCTCGACGCGCGTGATGAGGTTGAGGAACGACTGCAGGTAGAAGCCGAGGAACTCGCGGGTGCTCTCCACGGTGATGCTGCCGTCGGCGTCGATGAGGCCGGGGGTCAGCTGGATGAAGCCCTCGGGCTGGCCCATGGTGGTGGCGTTGAAGTGGCCGAGGATGGCGCGCAGGTGCTGCTGCGCGGCCGCGGTCGCGATGCCGCCGCCCGAGGCGCCGATGACGGCGGTGGGCTTGTGGTCGAACGAGTTCTGGCCGTAGGGGCGCGACGACCAGTCGAGGGCGTTCTTCAGCACGCCGGGGATCGAGCGGCTGTACTCGGGGGTCACGATGATCACGCCGTCGACGTCGGCGAGGGCCTGCTTGAAGTCGCGGGCGACCTGCGGGAAGTCGGCGTCGTGGTCGGGCGAGTAGAACGGCAGGTCCTTGATCGGGATCTCGACGAACTCCACGCCCTCCGGCGCGAGCTTCGCCAGCGCGGTGGCGAGGGTGCGGTTGATGGAGGTGCTGGAGATGCTGCCGACGATGTAGCCGATGGTGGTCATGTGAGTCCTTGTCGTGTGAAACGGATGACAGCGGGGTTCAACCCGCCGATCAACAACTCTATTCCCGTGCATGTAAAAATCCGGTGTGAGCTCCCGCTACGCTCGGAGGGCCCGCCTCGATGAGGAGACGATGACAGACACCGCCCGCACCTCCCTCTCCCGGCCGATCACCGCCGGGATCGTGACCGCGCTGGTCGGATTCACGAGCTCGTTCGTCGTGGTGCTCACCGGGCTGGATGCCGTCGGCGCGACACCCACGCAGGCCGCGAGCGGCCTGCTGATCCTCAGCCTCACGATGGGCGCCGCCTGCATCGTGCTCGCCTGGCGGTACCGGATGCCGATCACCTCGGCGTGGTCGACACCGGGCGCCGCGCTGCTGGCCGCAGTGAGCGCCGTCGATGGCGGGTGGCCCGCCGCGGTCGGGGCCTTCCTGGTGGTCGCGGCGCTCATCTTGCTCACCGCGCTGGCGCCTCGCCTGGGCATGCTCATCGCCGCCATCCCGCCGTCCATCGCACAGGCGATGCTGGCAGGTGTGCTGCTGCCGCTGTGCCTCGCCCCCATCACCGGCCTGGTCGAGAATCCCTGGGGCGTGGCACCCGTCGTGATCGCGTGGCTCATCGTCGTCCGGCTCGCGCCACGGTGGGCGGTGCCGGCGGCGTTCGCGGCGGCGACGATCGTGGTGATCGCCGGAATCGCGGCGGCAGGCGTCGAGGTCGATCCGGGCGTGCTGCTGCCCACCCTGCAGTTCACGGCGCCCGCCTTCACCGTCGGGTCGATCGTCGGCGTCGCCCTGCCGCTGTTCATCGTCACGATGGCGTCGCAGAACGTGCCGGGGGTGGCCGTGATGCGCAGCTTCGGCTACGAGGTGCCGTGGCGCCCGGCGATGCTCGTCACGGGCATCGGCTCGGCTATCGGTGCGCCCTTCGGCGGGCACGCCATCAACCTCGCGGCGATCAGCGCGGCCCTCGCCGCCGCACCGGATGCCGATCCCGACCCGCGCCGCCGCTGGGTGGCCGGGGTGTCAACCGGGGTCTCGTACCTCGTATTGGGCGGCATGTCGGCCGTGTTCGCGGCGCTCGTGCTGCTCGCCCCCGCCGCGGTCATCCCGGCCGTCGCCGGCCTCGCCCTGTTCGGCGCGTTCGGCTCGGCCGTGCAACAGGCCATCGACGACCCGGGCGAGCGGATGCCGGCCGTCGTCACCTTCCTCGTCGCGGCATCCGGCGTCGCTCTGCTGGGCATCAGCGCGGCGTTCTGGGCGCTGGTCGCCGGGCTGCTGGTGCGCGGCATTCTGCACCTCGGGCGGCGCTGACTCCACCGCGAGGCGGATCAGGTGGAGCAGGGCGGATCCGGCTCGATCCGCACCGATCCGCACTGATCCGTCGCCGGGGGGATGCCGGCGGGCGCCCGGCTTCGTAGCGTGGAGTCATGCGACGCGCCGAACCGCGCCGTACAGGACGGAGTGAGACCAGATGACCACGGGCAGGCTGCATCTCGACGGCATCACCAAGAGCTACGGTTCACGGGTCGTGCTCGACGGCATCCGCTTCGATGTCGAACCCGGCCGGCTGACCGGTTTCGTGGGCGGCAACGGCGCGGGCAAGACGACCACCATGCGGATCATCCTCGGCGTGCTCGCCGCCGACGCCGGCACCGTGACCCTCGCCGGCGCTCCGGTGACGACCGCCGACCGGCGGCGATTCGGGTACATGCCGGAGGAGCGCGGGCTGTACCCGAAGATGAAGGTGCTCGAGCAGGTGGTCTACCTCGCGCGGCTGCACGGGTTCGGCAAGGCGGATGCCACGGTGCGTGCCACCGCGCTGCTCGAGGAGCTCGGACTCGGCGAGCGACTGAACGACACGATCGAGTCGCTGTCGCTGGGCAATCAGCAGCGGGCGCAGATCGCCGCGGCGCTCGTGCACGACCCCGAGGTGCTCATCCTCGACGAGCCGTTCTCGGGGCTGGATCCGCTCGCCGTCGACGTCGTCGCCGAGGTGCTGCAGCGCCGCGCCGCGATGGGCGTGTCGATCCTGTTCTCGTCGCACCAGCTCGACGTGGTCGAGCGGCTGTGCGACGACCTGATCATCATCGCCGGCGGCACGATCCGCGCCGCCGGCTCCCGCGACGAGCTGCGCACCCGGCAC
This is a stretch of genomic DNA from Microbacterium sp. YJN-G. It encodes these proteins:
- a CDS encoding YdeI/OmpD-associated family protein — encoded protein: MGALDDGEQVTAADAAGWRAWLEEHYASAAGVWLLNVRGASADGIGYEDAVRHALCFGWIDGPVRTFAEGSVGQWFSPRRRGSGWAATNKARLAELEAAGLLAPAGIRVIEAAKADGSWTMLDGPEAGIEPAELTAALDAVPAARAAWDGFPKSVRKLGLTHIATAKRAETRSARIAKIVADASVGKRP
- the pyrE gene encoding orotate phosphoribosyltransferase, with translation MTDLAADRQALLDLITAEAVFHGDFTLSSGKKATYYVDMRKLTLDHRAAPAIGRIMRDLIKEHDVAAVGGLTLGADPIANAVMHASAGTDRPLDAFVVRKEPKDHGRGRQVEGADVAGRRVVVLEDTSTTGQSALKAVEVLRREGAEVVAVAVIVDRKTGAQAAIEAEGLQWLAAFDLDDLGLDPQ
- a CDS encoding YbhB/YbcL family Raf kinase inhibitor-like protein, which translates into the protein MFSHDPYAALAELRPVAPLELTSLDFAAGGPLPGFAWSSNRSGEDRHPTLEWSDPPAGTLSFAISCLDPDAPTGSGYWHWAAYNLPADLRRLDSGDGTAQSLPDGSVVLPNEARLERYLGAAPPAGTGVHRYFFVVDALDVATLDLDAGATPGVLGFNRHFHTLARGILIGTGDPAER
- a CDS encoding exodeoxyribonuclease III; translated protein: MRLATWNINSIRTRVGRAVDFAVREDIDVLAFQEIKCKPEQFPYEAFEEAGYQVEAHGLNQWNGVAIASRLPMTDVRTSFAGQPGFAKGHEGPDAPLEARALGVMVDGVRVWSLYVPNGRALGDEHYDYKLHWLEALRTATAAELAADPDLPLALVGDFNIIPFDHDNGDPDIVVGRSTHVSPPERDAFFALESAGVRDVVRPLIPEGFTYWDYQRLKFPRNEGVRIDFVLGSKSFADAVTAAAIHRNERKGEQPSDHVPVAVELDFGAEDDGDLPMIFA
- a CDS encoding Cof-type HAD-IIB family hydrolase produces the protein MTLPRVQGPSGIRLIATDLDGTLLDVSGRVSARTRAALDAARAAGIVTVPVTARQPIGVRPIAEQAGFDEWALCGNGAYGVHLTTGEHLFAEEIPADVQQQLAEALRAVLPDLVFASVRDAGEGFIAQEGYAALAQLSDHKRDPATMRGVPLADVLAAPSLKLVIRHASVPIPEIFAALQALGLTGFEATLSGAPFVEVMAQDVTKATGLAQLCEHLGIGRDEVLAFGDALNDLEMLEWAGHGVAVANAIDVVRDAADEVAASNADDGVAQVIERMLG
- a CDS encoding dihydrofolate reductase family protein, translating into MTGRIIIDLFTTLDGVAQAPGGPDEDADGGFPYGGWQAGYPSAAVGESVMAGMQTLDALLLGRRTYDIFAAYWPHHTDGPEGEIGRLFNRVPKYVASRDAGITLDWEGAVRVGGDLAAEVAALREKHQDVHVIGSVDLVQTLLAAQLYDELQLWVYPVVLGQGKKVFPDGAAPHNMRLLSAETGDGGALLLRYAPEPGEVRTGTMGS
- a CDS encoding sensor histidine kinase, whose amino-acid sequence is MPEPIAFTRTPTARDLRQDLLLAGVILVGGVISAGLSTIAQVYGEEQAPMWAALLVVAGVCAPLTVRRRWPAAVAIVIALVFFVSVTLKVPEVYVLNITMFIALYTVGAWMNDRRAAMLVRVGIIVGMFIWLVVVMYRDAIDGAEDADLAAGMFSPYVAFMMIQLLLNGLYFGGAYYFGERSWLAAGQRSALEQRTRELEAEREVTAAQAVALDRVRIARELHDVVAHHVSVMGVQAGAARLVVDSDPAEAKRMLAGIEDSSREAIGDFRQLLVTLRDPGDGDDDEGSSAFGVGDIARLVEASRDAGLPTAFAVIGEAVPVSSTTGVNLYRIAQEALTNARRHAGAGAEADVRVRYDPDAVELEVVNTGRVIGPPRPGLGQLGMRERALASGGTIDLGPRPQGGFRVRARVPVGQGATR
- a CDS encoding response regulator, whose product is MIRVLLVDDHAMLRAGFRTILGTQPDIEIVGEAATGADAVALAVRLQPDVITMDVQMPDMDGIEATRRIVADPAVKASVGIVTTFDRDDYLFQALDAGAGGFLLKNAGPEELITAVRALAAGDGILAPEVTRRVLARFTASAPRAAGRVPETPGCVPEALEGPQPPTTWVPEALEGPQPPTTWVPEALEGPQPPTTWVPEALEGPQPPTRTVPRILAEPLTEREGEVLALMADAHSNAEIAAALFIGEATVKTHVSRVLQKLGARDRVQAIVLAHRHGLT
- a CDS encoding NADPH-dependent FMN reductase; this encodes MTTIGYIVGSISSTSINRTLATALAKLAPEGVEFVEIPIKDLPFYSPDHDADFPQVARDFKQALADVDGVIIVTPEYSRSIPGVLKNALDWSSRPYGQNSFDHKPTAVIGASGGGIATAAAQQHLRAILGHFNATTMGQPEGFIQLTPGLIDADGSITVESTREFLGFYLQSFLNLITRVETARRHAA
- a CDS encoding benzoate/H(+) symporter BenE family transporter, producing MTDTARTSLSRPITAGIVTALVGFTSSFVVVLTGLDAVGATPTQAASGLLILSLTMGAACIVLAWRYRMPITSAWSTPGAALLAAVSAVDGGWPAAVGAFLVVAALILLTALAPRLGMLIAAIPPSIAQAMLAGVLLPLCLAPITGLVENPWGVAPVVIAWLIVVRLAPRWAVPAAFAAATIVVIAGIAAAGVEVDPGVLLPTLQFTAPAFTVGSIVGVALPLFIVTMASQNVPGVAVMRSFGYEVPWRPAMLVTGIGSAIGAPFGGHAINLAAISAALAAAPDADPDPRRRWVAGVSTGVSYLVLGGMSAVFAALVLLAPAAVIPAVAGLALFGAFGSAVQQAIDDPGERMPAVVTFLVAASGVALLGISAAFWALVAGLLVRGILHLGRR
- a CDS encoding ABC transporter ATP-binding protein, producing MTTGRLHLDGITKSYGSRVVLDGIRFDVEPGRLTGFVGGNGAGKTTTMRIILGVLAADAGTVTLAGAPVTTADRRRFGYMPEERGLYPKMKVLEQVVYLARLHGFGKADATVRATALLEELGLGERLNDTIESLSLGNQQRAQIAAALVHDPEVLILDEPFSGLDPLAVDVVAEVLQRRAAMGVSILFSSHQLDVVERLCDDLIIIAGGTIRAAGSRDELRTRHSTLRYQLDSAADTGWLRAEPGVSVVDFEGGSALFEVDAPATAQRVLRQAVDRGDVAGFAPRHPSLAQIFKEVIQ